In one Lolium rigidum isolate FL_2022 chromosome 3, APGP_CSIRO_Lrig_0.1, whole genome shotgun sequence genomic region, the following are encoded:
- the LOC124704282 gene encoding auxin-responsive protein IAA13-like, producing the protein MAGADVDVGTELRLGLPGGGAEAAKTTKRGYEDTIDLKLTLPTGGSMKEDAAGKPEQAAEKAKSDPEKPPAPKAQAVGWPPVRSYRRNAMTMQSVKIKKEEETEKQQPVAAAATAGGNGSAFVKVSMDGAPYLRKVDLKMYNTYKDLSIALQKMFSTFTATGNEGKMVEAVNGSDVVTTYEDKDGDWMLVGDVPWEMFVASCKRLRIMKSSEAIGLAPRAKDKYKTKS; encoded by the exons ATGGCTGGCGCCGACGTCGACGTCGGAACGGAGCTCCGGCTCGGGCTGCCGGGAGGCGGCGCCGAGGCGGCCAAGACCACGAAGAGGGGCTATGAGGACACCATTGACTTGAAGCTGACGCTCCCCACCGGCGGCAGCATGAAGGAAGACGCCGCCGGCAAGCCGGAACAGGCCGCCGAGAAGGCCAAGAGCGACCCCGAGAAGCCACCTGCTCCCAA GGCACAAGCTGTGGGTTGGCCACCAGTCCGATCCTACCGCAGGAACGCCATGACCATGCAGTCTgtgaagatcaagaaggaagaggaaACCGAGAAGCAGCagcctgttgctgctgctgctactgctggTGGCAACGGCTCTGCCTTTGTGAAGGTGAGCATGGACGGTGCGCCCTACCTGCGCAAGGTGGATCTGAAGATGTACAACACCTACAAGGACCTCTCCATTGCTCTGCAGAAGATGTTCAGCACCTTCACTGCAACTG GGAATGAGGGGAAGATGGTTGAGGCAGTGAATGGTTCAGATGTTGTTACTACTTACGAAGACAAGGATGGCGACTGGATGCTTGTTGGAGATGTCCCGTGGGA GAtgtttgtggcttcatgcaaacGCTTGAGGATCATGAAGAGTTCCGAAGCCATCGGTCTTG caccaagGGCCAAGGACAAGTACAAGACCAAGAGCTAA